From one Geoalkalibacter halelectricus genomic stretch:
- the rplO gene encoding 50S ribosomal protein L15 produces MNLSELRPALGSTKDRKRIGRGTGSGTGKTAGKGHKGQNARSGGGVKAGFEGGQMPLQRRLPKRGFTPLKKKVYSLVNLGQLEGFAAGQIVDGEALIQAGLIKRVGDGIKVLGEGDLTKALTVKAHKFSKSALEKIAAAGGTAEVI; encoded by the coding sequence CTACGAAAGACCGCAAGAGAATCGGGCGTGGCACCGGCTCCGGTACGGGCAAAACCGCCGGCAAGGGACACAAGGGCCAAAATGCCCGTTCCGGTGGTGGCGTGAAGGCCGGTTTCGAAGGTGGACAAATGCCGCTTCAGAGGCGCCTTCCCAAGCGCGGATTCACCCCGCTGAAGAAGAAGGTTTACTCTTTGGTCAACCTCGGCCAGCTCGAAGGTTTCGCCGCCGGACAAATCGTTGATGGCGAGGCGCTTATCCAAGCTGGTCTCATCAAGCGTGTGGGGGACGGCATCAAGGTTCTCGGCGAAGGTGACCTGACCAAGGCTTTGACCGTAAAGGCGCATAAATTCAGCAAGTCGGCTCTGGAGAAAATCGCGGCAGCCGGCGGCACAGCCGAGGTGATTTAA
- the secY gene encoding preprotein translocase subunit SecY, which translates to MFASLQNIFSIPELRRRILFTLGVLVVYRVGCHIPIPGIDAQVLAGFFEGTEGTLLGLVSAFTGGALERMTVFALGIMPYISASIILQLLKVVYEPIEKLSKEGEAGQKKITQYTRYGTIVLSVIQGTGIAIGLQTMRGPAGELVVSYPGTGFVLLTVLTLTAGTAFIMWLGEQITERGIGNGISLIIFAGIVAMIPTALINTLRLLRTGALSPMAMIFIAVLMIVVVWAIVFMERGQRRVPIHYARRVVGMRNYGGQSSHLPLKVNMSGVIPPIFASSIIMFPATVASLVDLPWVQRVASVMSPDHLIYNIFYVAFIIFFCYFYTAVTFNPVDVAENVKKQGGYVPGIRPGKETSDFLDTVLSRLTFAGAIYVSAVCVLPTILIGQFNVPFFFGGTSLLIVVAVGLDTASQIEAHLVSRSYEGFMKGVTLKGRQG; encoded by the coding sequence TTGTTTGCGAGCTTGCAGAATATCTTCAGCATCCCCGAGCTGCGGCGCCGTATTCTCTTTACGCTTGGAGTTCTCGTTGTCTACCGGGTCGGATGTCATATTCCCATCCCGGGGATCGACGCCCAGGTTCTTGCGGGATTTTTTGAGGGGACCGAAGGCACTCTGCTGGGCCTGGTGAGTGCTTTCACCGGTGGTGCCTTGGAGCGGATGACAGTTTTCGCTCTGGGGATTATGCCCTATATCAGTGCCTCGATTATTTTGCAGCTTCTTAAGGTTGTTTACGAGCCGATCGAAAAGCTCTCCAAGGAGGGCGAGGCAGGCCAAAAGAAGATTACTCAGTACACCCGATACGGAACCATTGTGCTTTCCGTGATCCAAGGCACCGGGATCGCCATCGGCCTGCAGACCATGCGTGGGCCTGCCGGGGAGTTGGTTGTCTCTTATCCGGGTACCGGATTTGTGCTTCTCACGGTGCTTACCCTGACCGCCGGCACGGCTTTTATCATGTGGTTGGGCGAGCAGATTACGGAGCGCGGTATCGGCAACGGCATCTCGTTGATCATTTTTGCCGGGATCGTCGCCATGATCCCCACGGCTCTGATCAATACCCTGAGATTGTTGCGCACAGGGGCGCTATCGCCCATGGCTATGATTTTTATCGCCGTACTCATGATTGTTGTGGTCTGGGCTATTGTCTTCATGGAACGTGGTCAGCGACGCGTTCCCATTCATTATGCGCGTCGGGTCGTGGGGATGCGTAATTATGGGGGCCAATCAAGCCACCTGCCTCTCAAGGTCAATATGAGTGGGGTCATTCCGCCGATCTTTGCCAGTTCGATCATCATGTTTCCGGCCACGGTCGCAAGTCTGGTTGATCTGCCCTGGGTCCAAAGGGTCGCCTCGGTCATGAGCCCGGACCATCTCATCTACAATATTTTTTATGTTGCATTTATCATCTTCTTTTGCTATTTCTACACGGCTGTTACGTTTAACCCGGTAGATGTTGCCGAAAACGTGAAGAAGCAGGGCGGGTATGTTCCCGGCATTCGGCCTGGCAAGGAGACATCCGATTTCCTTGACACGGTGTTGTCGCGACTAACCTTCGCTGGTGCTATTTACGTGTCCGCGGTTTGTGTGTTGCCGACCATCCTGATCGGTCAGTTCAATGTTCCCTTCTTTTTTGGGGGCACCTCCTTGCTGATCGTTGTCGCTGTTGGTCTGGACACTGCCTCTCAAATCGAAGCTCACCTTGTCAGTCGCTCCTACGAGGGATTCATGAAGGGTGTTACGCTCAAGGGCCGCCAAGGGTAG
- a CDS encoding adenylate kinase gives MKLILLGPPGAGKGTQAKMLTERFGIPQISTGDILRAAVAAGTEMGLKAKSYMDRGALVPDEVVIGIVRDRLQEPDCDKGFILDGFPRTVPQADALGKELSAMGKALDAVVSLTVDEEALVERLTGRRTCSGCGRGFHVQFDPPAVASVCDGCGGALVQRDDDREETIRNRLKVYGEQTAPLIDYYRGKGVLKEVDGMAGIAEVQSSILGLVRT, from the coding sequence GTGAAGTTGATTCTGTTGGGGCCTCCTGGTGCGGGCAAGGGCACTCAGGCCAAGATGTTAACGGAGCGTTTTGGGATTCCGCAGATCTCCACCGGTGATATTTTGCGCGCCGCCGTTGCGGCGGGCACTGAGATGGGGCTTAAGGCAAAATCCTATATGGATCGTGGTGCTCTGGTCCCTGACGAAGTGGTCATCGGCATAGTTCGGGATCGCCTTCAGGAGCCTGACTGCGATAAGGGGTTCATCCTCGATGGCTTCCCGCGCACGGTTCCGCAAGCTGACGCTCTTGGCAAGGAACTCTCTGCCATGGGCAAGGCCCTGGATGCGGTGGTGTCCCTCACGGTGGACGAGGAGGCCCTGGTTGAGCGGTTGACCGGTCGGCGCACCTGTTCCGGTTGCGGACGCGGTTTTCATGTTCAGTTCGATCCTCCAGCGGTTGCAAGCGTCTGCGATGGCTGTGGGGGCGCTTTGGTTCAACGCGACGACGATCGCGAAGAGACAATCCGCAACCGTCTCAAGGTTTATGGCGAGCAGACCGCGCCGCTCATTGATTACTATCGGGGCAAGGGTGTGCTGAAAGAGGTTGACGGAATGGCGGGTATCGCCGAAGTGCAGTCGAGTATTCTCGGGCTGGTGCGGACATAG
- the map gene encoding type I methionyl aminopeptidase, which yields MIPLKSPQDLAGMRRSGQVVAEVLALLKEMVRPGLTTLELDRVAERECKKRKARPAFKGYGGFPFTICASPNDKVVHGFPTADPLVEGDILSVDFGVELDGFYGDAAITVAVGSIDPHRVRLLQVTEKSLELAIAQARVGGRLSDISHAVQDFVEGQGFSVVREFVGHGIGRQLHESPQLPNFGPPGQGPRIKAGMTLAIEPMINLGGPGVKLLADGWTAVTADGLPSAHFEHTVAVTENGAEILTRL from the coding sequence GTGATTCCGCTGAAGTCCCCCCAGGATCTGGCCGGCATGCGGCGGTCAGGTCAAGTCGTCGCCGAGGTTCTTGCTCTTCTAAAGGAAATGGTCAGGCCTGGTTTAACAACGCTTGAGCTTGATCGGGTTGCCGAAAGGGAATGTAAGAAAAGGAAGGCGCGCCCCGCATTCAAGGGGTATGGCGGTTTTCCTTTTACTATTTGCGCTTCGCCCAACGATAAGGTTGTTCACGGCTTTCCAACGGCCGATCCCTTGGTTGAGGGGGATATTCTGAGTGTCGACTTTGGCGTTGAGCTCGATGGCTTTTACGGCGACGCAGCGATTACCGTTGCCGTGGGCAGCATCGATCCTCACCGCGTGCGGCTTTTGCAGGTGACGGAAAAATCCTTAGAACTCGCCATTGCCCAAGCGCGGGTCGGCGGTCGCCTGTCGGATATCTCGCATGCGGTTCAGGATTTTGTGGAAGGGCAGGGCTTCAGCGTGGTGCGCGAGTTTGTCGGTCACGGCATTGGGCGCCAGCTCCATGAGTCGCCCCAGCTCCCCAATTTCGGTCCCCCCGGACAGGGGCCGCGCATCAAGGCCGGCATGACGCTTGCCATCGAGCCGATGATCAATCTCGGCGGCCCAGGTGTAAAACTTCTGGCGGATGGGTGGACCGCGGTGACCGCGGATGGGCTACCTTCGGCTCATTTTGAGCACACGGTGGCGGTTACGGAGAATGGAGCCGAGATCCTTACCCGGCTCTAA
- the rpmJ gene encoding 50S ribosomal protein L36: MKVRASVKRMCDKCKVIRRQGIIRVICENPKHKQRQG; encoded by the coding sequence ATGAAAGTTCGAGCTTCGGTGAAGCGCATGTGCGACAAGTGCAAGGTGATTCGGCGCCAAGGCATCATCCGTGTCATCTGCGAAAATCCTAAGCACAAACAGAGACAAGGTTAA
- the rpsM gene encoding 30S ribosomal protein S13: protein MARIAGIDLPRNKRMEVALTYIFGIGRTLANEILSKAGVSPDTRSDDLAEAEVAKIREIIDREYRVEGDLRREVTMNIKRLMDLGCYRGLRHRRGLPARGQRTKTNARTRKGPRKTVAGKKK, encoded by the coding sequence TTGGCACGTATTGCTGGAATAGATTTGCCCCGCAACAAGCGGATGGAGGTCGCTCTGACCTACATTTTCGGGATTGGCAGGACTCTTGCCAACGAAATTCTTTCCAAGGCCGGAGTCAGTCCCGACACGCGCTCCGATGACCTTGCCGAGGCCGAAGTCGCTAAAATTCGCGAGATCATCGACCGGGAATACCGGGTCGAAGGCGATCTGCGCCGCGAGGTGACCATGAACATCAAGCGTCTCATGGATCTCGGTTGTTATCGTGGGCTGCGGCATCGCCGGGGACTGCCCGCGCGCGGCCAGCGAACCAAGACCAACGCCCGGACACGCAAGGGGCCCCGTAAGACGGTCGCCGGTAAGAAGAAATAA
- the rpsK gene encoding 30S ribosomal protein S11 has protein sequence MAKPGKKTVKKKQEKKNIAKGVAHIQATFNNTIITITDMAGNVVSWATAGGMGFKGSRKSTPFAAQIAAETAAKKAQEHGMRTVEVYVKGPGSGRESAVRALQAAGFSVALIKDVTPIPHNGCRPPKRRRV, from the coding sequence ATGGCTAAGCCGGGTAAGAAAACCGTAAAGAAGAAGCAGGAAAAGAAGAATATCGCTAAAGGGGTCGCGCATATTCAGGCCACCTTTAACAATACCATCATCACCATCACCGATATGGCGGGCAACGTCGTCTCTTGGGCGACTGCTGGTGGGATGGGCTTCAAGGGGTCGCGGAAGAGTACGCCTTTCGCCGCGCAGATCGCTGCTGAAACCGCTGCGAAAAAGGCTCAGGAACACGGCATGCGCACGGTTGAAGTTTACGTGAAGGGTCCCGGCTCCGGTCGTGAATCCGCAGTGCGGGCTCTGCAGGCCGCCGGATTCAGCGTTGCGCTGATCAAGGACGTGACGCCGATTCCCCATAACGGGTGCCGTCCCCCCAAACGTAGAAGAGTTTAA
- the rpsD gene encoding 30S ribosomal protein S4: MARYTGAVCRFCRREATKLFLKGDRCHTDKCAVERRNYAPGQHGQGRVKVSNYGVQLREKQKLKRTYGLLEGQFRSLFEKADRMRGVTGENLLVLLERRLDSIVYRLGFATSRNEARQLVRHNHFMVNGRKVNIPSYLVRPGDVVELRDKSKQVARINEALDGVMRRGVPSWLELDRAACKGSLKTLPVREELTTPEFQEKLVVELYSK; this comes from the coding sequence TTGGCCAGATATACCGGTGCCGTCTGCCGCTTTTGCCGTAGAGAAGCGACCAAGCTGTTCCTTAAAGGGGACAGGTGCCATACCGATAAGTGCGCTGTGGAGCGACGCAATTATGCGCCCGGCCAGCACGGGCAGGGACGTGTGAAAGTGTCCAACTACGGGGTGCAGCTGCGGGAGAAACAAAAACTTAAGCGAACCTATGGCCTGCTCGAGGGCCAGTTTCGCTCTCTTTTTGAAAAGGCCGATCGTATGCGCGGCGTTACCGGGGAAAACCTCTTGGTTCTTCTCGAGCGGCGCCTCGACAGCATTGTGTATCGCCTGGGGTTCGCTACGTCTCGGAACGAAGCCCGCCAATTGGTGCGCCACAATCATTTCATGGTCAACGGCCGTAAGGTGAACATTCCCTCCTACCTGGTGCGTCCTGGCGATGTTGTTGAGTTGCGGGACAAGAGCAAGCAGGTGGCGCGCATCAATGAAGCCCTTGACGGGGTCATGCGCCGGGGCGTCCCCTCTTGGCTCGAACTGGATCGCGCTGCCTGCAAGGGCAGTTTGAAGACATTGCCGGTTCGTGAAGAGCTTACCACTCCTGAATTCCAGGAGAAACTGGTTGTCGAGCTCTATTCCAAGTAG
- a CDS encoding DNA-directed RNA polymerase subunit alpha: MYKNWRDLIRPKRLQVESDSLSDTFGKFTAEPFERGFGTTLGNSLRRVLLSSLQGAAIASVRIKGVLHEFSSAPGVTEDVAEIILNLKGVRLRLHGNETRNIRIVKKGAGVITAGDIITDSNVEIMNPEHYIATCGDDADLEIDMVVKMGKGYVPAERNRDEKAPVGTIPIDSIFTPIKKVNFTVSNARVGQITDYDKLVLEVHTDGSVRPDDAVAFAAKILKEQLQLFINFEEGHEPLEEQVEEESKKINENLYRSVDELELSVRAANCLKNANIELIGDLVQRSEAEMLKTQNFGRKSLNEIKDILAEMGLSLGIKLDNFPDPEYLRMIQKGDEED, translated from the coding sequence ATGTATAAAAACTGGAGAGACCTGATCAGGCCCAAGCGTCTTCAGGTCGAATCGGACAGCCTCAGCGACACCTTTGGTAAATTCACTGCTGAGCCGTTCGAGCGTGGATTTGGAACAACCCTCGGTAACTCGCTGCGGCGTGTATTGCTCTCTTCGTTGCAAGGAGCGGCAATCGCCTCAGTGCGTATCAAGGGGGTTCTGCACGAGTTCTCCTCCGCGCCTGGAGTGACGGAAGATGTCGCTGAGATCATCCTGAATCTCAAAGGGGTGCGTTTGCGGTTGCATGGCAACGAGACGCGCAACATCCGGATAGTTAAAAAAGGTGCGGGGGTGATCACCGCTGGTGACATTATCACCGATTCCAATGTCGAGATCATGAACCCTGAGCACTACATCGCCACCTGCGGCGATGACGCGGATCTCGAGATTGATATGGTGGTCAAGATGGGCAAGGGGTATGTGCCCGCCGAACGCAACCGGGATGAAAAGGCGCCGGTCGGCACCATTCCCATTGACTCGATTTTCACCCCCATTAAAAAGGTCAATTTTACTGTCAGCAACGCCCGTGTCGGACAAATCACCGACTACGATAAGCTTGTTCTTGAGGTGCATACCGACGGAAGCGTTCGTCCTGATGACGCTGTGGCCTTTGCCGCCAAGATTCTCAAGGAGCAGTTGCAACTCTTCATCAATTTCGAGGAGGGTCACGAACCCCTTGAAGAGCAGGTTGAAGAAGAGAGTAAGAAGATCAACGAAAACCTTTACCGTAGCGTGGATGAACTCGAGCTTTCCGTCCGTGCCGCGAATTGTCTGAAAAACGCCAACATCGAGCTTATTGGCGACCTGGTTCAGCGCAGTGAGGCCGAAATGCTCAAAACGCAAAACTTCGGCCGCAAATCCCTCAATGAGATCAAGGACATCCTCGCTGAAATGGGGCTGTCTCTTGGAATTAAGCTCGACAATTTCCCCGATCCCGAATATCTGCGCATGATCCAGAAGGGTGACGAGGAAGACTGA
- the rplQ gene encoding 50S ribosomal protein L17 — protein sequence MRHNKAGRTLGRNSSHRRAMLRNMVTSLLDHDRITTTDARAKELRKLADKMITLGKRGDLHARRQALQVIQDRKVVAKLFDRIGPRYQDRPGGYTRIIKLGTRAGDNASLSIIELVEEEFTPRPRKVAAVESVASAPAAATAAPEVAAEADPEVVEEPASEVSGEDSAAPEEPKKDA from the coding sequence ATGCGTCACAATAAAGCAGGAAGAACGCTGGGTCGGAATTCCAGCCATCGCCGGGCGATGCTGCGCAACATGGTGACCTCCTTGCTCGATCACGACCGGATCACCACGACGGATGCTCGCGCCAAGGAATTGCGCAAACTGGCGGACAAAATGATCACCCTCGGCAAGCGGGGTGATCTGCATGCTCGGCGTCAGGCCCTGCAGGTTATTCAGGACAGAAAGGTTGTCGCCAAGCTCTTCGACCGCATCGGGCCACGTTATCAGGATCGTCCCGGCGGCTATACGCGCATCATTAAGCTTGGAACCCGTGCCGGGGATAATGCCTCGCTCTCGATTATTGAGTTGGTCGAAGAAGAATTCACCCCTCGGCCGCGCAAGGTTGCTGCGGTTGAATCGGTTGCCAGTGCACCCGCTGCCGCAACCGCCGCCCCCGAAGTTGCTGCAGAGGCGGACCCTGAGGTGGTCGAGGAGCCTGCTAGCGAAGTTTCGGGCGAAGACAGCGCTGCACCGGAAGAACCTAAGAAAGACGCGTGA
- the trpE gene encoding anthranilate synthase component I — protein MYHPSLEEFRALTRQGNLIPIYREIFADMETPVSAFRKIDDGDHAFLLESVEGGEKWARYSFLGSGGGSLFRSRDNHFEILENGCVVEAGHCDDPLARMRRWLAPFRPVELPGLPPFCGGAVGFLGYDMVRFIEDLPSLRSRQIGAFDSCFMLTNELLIFDNMSHKIKVLANVNVHPGDDVEAVYREGCARIEAQIARLRTPFAPSYPSAEERPALVFTSNFTREQFLAAVERCKEYVRAGDIIQVVLSQRFTGVLDVDPFDIYRALRTINPSPYMFYLRFGETLVVGASPEVLVRKEGESAEVRPIAGTRHRGRNPEEDRCLGEELLADPKERAEHIMLVDLARNDLGRVCRTGSVEVSELMQIERYSHVMHIVSNVRGRLEAGCDAFDVFRAAFPAGTLSGAPKIRAMQIIEEMEPCRREIYGGAVGYFSFSGNMDMAIAIRTLVVQDGMLHLQAGAGIVADSCPEAEYQETVNKAQGVIKSIETARQGLD, from the coding sequence ATGTACCACCCCAGTCTCGAAGAATTCCGAGCTCTTACCCGCCAGGGCAACCTGATTCCCATCTATCGCGAAATTTTTGCCGACATGGAAACGCCTGTGTCGGCTTTTCGCAAAATTGATGACGGTGATCATGCCTTTTTGCTTGAAAGCGTCGAAGGTGGCGAGAAATGGGCCCGTTACTCCTTTCTCGGCAGCGGAGGGGGGAGTCTGTTTCGTTCCCGCGACAATCACTTTGAAATCCTTGAGAACGGGTGCGTGGTCGAGGCAGGTCACTGTGATGACCCCCTGGCGCGAATGCGCCGCTGGTTGGCGCCTTTTCGCCCGGTGGAATTGCCGGGTTTGCCGCCTTTTTGCGGGGGCGCGGTCGGGTTTCTCGGCTACGACATGGTGCGCTTCATCGAGGATCTGCCCAGTCTGCGTTCCCGGCAAATCGGCGCTTTCGACAGCTGCTTTATGCTGACCAACGAATTGCTGATCTTTGACAATATGAGTCACAAGATCAAGGTCTTGGCCAATGTGAATGTGCATCCTGGCGATGATGTTGAAGCCGTTTATCGCGAGGGATGCGCGCGGATTGAAGCACAGATCGCCCGCCTGCGCACCCCCTTTGCGCCATCTTACCCCAGTGCGGAGGAGCGCCCGGCACTCGTATTCACCTCCAATTTCACCCGCGAGCAGTTTCTGGCCGCGGTCGAACGCTGCAAGGAATACGTGCGCGCCGGCGACATCATTCAGGTTGTGCTGTCGCAGAGATTCACCGGTGTCCTCGATGTTGACCCTTTTGATATCTATCGGGCACTGCGTACCATTAATCCATCCCCCTATATGTTTTATCTGCGCTTTGGCGAAACCCTGGTGGTGGGTGCCTCCCCGGAGGTGTTGGTACGCAAGGAGGGGGAGTCGGCTGAAGTGCGGCCCATCGCCGGTACCCGGCATCGCGGCCGCAACCCCGAAGAAGATCGCTGTCTGGGTGAGGAGTTGCTTGCCGATCCTAAGGAACGCGCCGAGCACATCATGCTCGTCGATCTGGCACGCAACGACCTGGGACGCGTGTGCCGCACCGGCAGTGTCGAGGTCAGCGAACTGATGCAGATCGAGCGCTATTCCCACGTCATGCACATTGTCTCCAATGTGCGTGGGCGCCTGGAGGCCGGCTGCGATGCTTTCGACGTTTTTCGTGCTGCTTTTCCCGCCGGCACCCTGAGCGGTGCGCCAAAAATACGCGCCATGCAGATCATCGAGGAGATGGAACCCTGTCGGCGCGAAATATATGGCGGCGCGGTCGGCTACTTTTCCTTTTCCGGGAATATGGATATGGCTATTGCCATTCGCACCCTGGTGGTTCAGGACGGCATGCTTCATTTGCAGGCCGGCGCGGGGATTGTCGCCGACTCCTGCCCGGAAGCCGAGTATCAGGAAACCGTCAACAAGGCGCAAGGGGTGATCAAGAGTATTGAAACCGCGCGGCAGGGGCTGGACTGA
- a CDS encoding anthranilate synthase component II encodes MLLMIDNYDSFTYNLVQYFRELGEEVEVYRNDRISIAEILRKNPRRLVISPGPCSPNEAGISVPVIQGLAGRIPLLGVCLGHQCLGQALGGRVVRAARLMHGKTSPVFHEGKGLFAGISNPFEATRYHSLIVERESLPQCLRITAWTAEQEIMGLEHRELPLWGIQYHPESILTVEGKKQLKNFLEMT; translated from the coding sequence ATGTTGCTGATGATCGACAACTACGATTCGTTCACCTACAACCTGGTCCAGTATTTTCGTGAACTCGGTGAGGAGGTCGAGGTCTATCGCAACGATCGGATCAGCATCGCCGAGATCTTGCGCAAGAATCCGCGTCGGCTGGTCATATCCCCCGGGCCCTGCTCGCCCAATGAGGCTGGCATTTCCGTGCCGGTGATCCAGGGATTGGCCGGGCGCATTCCCCTGCTCGGTGTTTGCCTTGGCCATCAGTGCCTCGGCCAGGCCCTGGGCGGGCGCGTGGTGCGCGCCGCGCGTTTGATGCATGGCAAGACCAGCCCCGTTTTCCATGAGGGCAAGGGGCTGTTCGCGGGCATCTCCAACCCCTTTGAAGCCACTCGTTATCACAGCCTCATCGTCGAGCGCGAGTCGCTGCCACAATGTCTGCGCATCACCGCCTGGACCGCCGAGCAGGAAATCATGGGGCTTGAGCATCGGGAGTTGCCCCTGTGGGGAATTCAGTATCACCCCGAATCGATTCTGACGGTGGAGGGGAAAAAGCAGTTGAAGAATTTCCTGGAAATGACATGA
- the trpD gene encoding anthranilate phosphoribosyltransferase, with protein sequence MIKDAIAQVVDGRNLSEVEMVEVMGEIMGGEATPAQIAAFITALRMKGETVAEITGAARVMRAHATPIRVGRVVDLDRDDINLDRESILDTCGTGGSGTKTFNVSTTVALVVAACGVKVAKHGNRSVSSACGSADVLEALGVNLDVAPSVVEKCVNEVGVGFLFAPALHGAMKHAIGPRREIGIRTIFNILGPLTNPAGANRQVLGVYRRDLVAPLARVLANLGCQRGFVVHGEDGMDEATLTGKTYVAEIDGETIREYSLAPEDFGLQRCVLADLQGGDAVVNARIVQGVLAGEPGPRRDLVLLNAALALVAADAAAGMPQALDLARHAIDSGAALACLDNLVRLTNEGHAEGEGS encoded by the coding sequence ATGATCAAGGATGCCATTGCCCAGGTAGTGGACGGTCGGAATCTGAGCGAAGTCGAGATGGTGGAGGTCATGGGCGAGATCATGGGTGGCGAGGCCACACCGGCACAGATCGCCGCCTTCATCACCGCGCTGCGCATGAAGGGCGAGACCGTTGCTGAAATCACCGGCGCCGCGCGGGTGATGCGTGCTCACGCCACCCCGATTCGCGTCGGCCGGGTCGTCGATCTGGATCGCGACGACATCAATCTGGACCGTGAGAGCATTCTCGATACCTGCGGTACGGGGGGCAGCGGGACCAAGACCTTCAATGTTTCAACCACCGTGGCGTTGGTCGTGGCCGCCTGCGGCGTCAAGGTCGCAAAGCACGGTAATCGCAGCGTTTCCTCGGCCTGCGGCAGCGCCGATGTACTTGAGGCGCTGGGAGTGAACCTCGATGTGGCACCGAGTGTCGTGGAAAAATGTGTCAACGAAGTCGGCGTGGGCTTTCTCTTCGCTCCGGCCTTGCATGGCGCCATGAAGCATGCCATCGGCCCGCGGCGTGAGATCGGCATTCGCACGATTTTCAACATCCTTGGCCCCTTAACCAACCCGGCCGGCGCCAATCGCCAGGTGCTTGGTGTTTACCGGCGTGATCTGGTGGCGCCCCTTGCGCGGGTGCTGGCCAATCTTGGCTGCCAACGCGGATTTGTCGTCCATGGCGAGGATGGCATGGATGAGGCGACTCTGACCGGCAAAACCTATGTCGCTGAAATCGACGGCGAAACCATCCGCGAATATTCCCTGGCGCCGGAGGATTTCGGACTGCAGCGTTGCGTTCTGGCGGACCTGCAGGGTGGCGATGCGGTAGTCAATGCCCGGATTGTGCAAGGCGTTCTTGCCGGAGAACCCGGCCCGCGGCGTGATCTGGTGCTGCTTAATGCCGCCTTGGCTCTGGTGGCCGCCGATGCCGCCGCTGGAATGCCCCAGGCCCTGGATCTGGCACGCCACGCCATTGATAGCGGAGCGGCGCTGGCCTGTCTGGACAACCTGGTGCGTTTGACCAACGAAGGACATGCCGAAGGGGAAGGGTCGTGA
- the trpC gene encoding indole-3-glycerol phosphate synthase TrpC, giving the protein MILERILARKQEEVAAARARVSLDELRARGSDLEPCRPFGARLRQRAAGGTAVIAEVKKGSPSKGIIRADFDPIAIACAYERGGAACLSVLTDEDFFHGRLDYLAQVRKVVALPLLRKDFVVDAYQIHEARVAGADAVLLIAAALDDGRLEDFSCLAAEIGLEVLLEVHDEEELARALATPAALIGVNNRNLSSFVTDLGISERLMPLIPSTRLRVAESGIHDRADLQRLKDAGADAFLIGESLMREADIEAKLRSLID; this is encoded by the coding sequence GTGATTCTTGAGCGTATCCTTGCGCGCAAGCAGGAGGAAGTCGCCGCGGCGCGCGCGCGCGTTTCCCTGGATGAATTGCGCGCACGTGGTTCCGATCTGGAACCTTGCCGGCCCTTTGGCGCGCGTCTGCGTCAGCGCGCCGCCGGGGGAACGGCAGTCATTGCGGAGGTCAAAAAGGGTTCACCCTCCAAGGGGATCATCCGCGCGGATTTCGACCCGATCGCCATCGCTTGCGCCTATGAACGGGGCGGGGCCGCCTGCCTGTCGGTGTTGACCGATGAGGATTTTTTCCATGGGCGCCTCGACTATCTGGCCCAAGTCCGTAAGGTTGTCGCCTTGCCGTTGCTGCGCAAGGATTTCGTCGTTGATGCCTATCAGATTCACGAGGCACGGGTGGCCGGCGCCGATGCGGTGCTGCTGATTGCCGCTGCTCTGGACGATGGCCGCCTGGAAGACTTCTCATGCCTCGCCGCGGAAATTGGGCTGGAGGTTCTGCTCGAAGTGCATGACGAAGAGGAACTGGCGCGCGCCCTGGCGACACCGGCGGCGCTGATCGGCGTCAACAACCGTAATTTGTCCTCCTTTGTGACCGACCTGGGGATTTCCGAGCGGCTGATGCCGCTGATACCATCGACGCGCTTGCGCGTGGCTGAAAGTGGCATCCATGACCGTGCCGACCTGCAAAGGCTCAAGGATGCCGGCGCCGATGCCTTTCTCATCGGTGAGAGTCT